A segment of the Brevundimonas sp. M20 genome:
CGAAGCGGCCGCTTGAGATGCCGCCGGTGATGACGACCAGCGGTCCCTTCGTCGGGCCATGGATGCGGCCGACCAGCGTGTCCGCCGACAGACGCTCGCCCGAGGCCAGCCGGAAGTCGGCCGGAATCGCGGCCGTCACGTCACGGCCGGGAGCCTCGTCGATGATCCATTCGGTGGTGGACGCCACTGTCCGCTCCGGTTCCACTCAGCGAAACCGATGGGGCGAACCAACATCTGCGAAGAAAGACCCGTGAAGTCGTCTGGCCCCGTGAGGGACCACTCGCTTCACTCATCTCTCGCGGCTTCCGAAGACGCCCCGCAGGAGTTGGCACCATCTCCAATGATCGGGTGGATCACTGGAAGGTTGCCCCGGCGTCAAAGGGCCTATCCCTCAGCCGGTCTTGATGAGTGTCTTTACGGTGACGAACGCGGGCGGGCTCGTCAATCCCCCAAAAATGCTGCGACTGCGAATTCGCAAGCTGAGCCGTAAATGAGCACGATTTTGATCGCTATGGATCGTATGGCGACAACAGTTTTTCGTTTGGCGAAGTCAAGTGCGTTGCGAACGCAACAAAAATTCCTGAATCTTCTTCCGCCCACTTGCGGATTTCGCAGGTGCGGTAAACAGTTTGCAAATGCGTAACGGCATCCTTTTGGGGGATTGAGATGACACGACTTCGCGGCGGCCTTGCTCTCGGGCTCGGTCTTTTGACATCGGTAATCGCGACCGCGGCCAGCGCCGCGCCCGCGCCGGCTCCGGGCCTGCTGGGCCATCAGGTTCCGCTGGAACTCGACGGCGCTGGCACCGCCTGGCTGCTGACCTCGGCGGCTCTCGTTCTGCTTATGACCCTGCCGGGTCTGGCGCTCTTCTACGGCGGCATGGTTCGCCGCAAGAACGTCATCGCCACCATCACCCAGTCAGTCGGCGTCTTCGCCGTCGCCACCCTGGTCTGGTTCATCGCCGGCTACTCCATCGCCTTCGGCAAGGCGGGCGCCCTGGGCGGGTTTGACGGCGACACCGTCAACCAGTTCATCGGCAGCTTCGACGCCTTCTTCCTGAACGGCGTGGGTATGGAGACGGCGCACAGCCTGCTGCCGGGCATTCCTGAATTCGTCTTCCTGTCGTTCCAGCTGACCTTCGCGATCATCACGCCCGCCCTGGTCACCGGCGCCTTCGCCGAACGTCTGAAGTACACCGGCCTGCTGCTGTTCACGGCCCTGTGGTCCCTGCTGGTCTATGCACCGATCGCCCACTGGGTGTGGGGCGGCGGCTTCCTCGGCGGCGCCGGGGTGCTGGACTTCGCCGGCGGCGCGGTCGTGCACGTCAACTCGGGCGTGGCCGGTCTGGTCTGCGCGATCTTCCTCGGCGCCCGGAAGGGCTACGGCAAGGAGCCGATCGTGGCCCACAACCCGGTTCTGACCATGATCGGCGCCTCACTGCTGCTGGTCGGCTGGATCGGCTTCAACGCCGGTTCGGCGGGCGGCGCCAACGCGCTGGCGGGCGTGGCCCTGATCAACACCATTCTCGCCGCCGCCGCCGCTTCCATCACCTGGAAGATCGTCGAGGTCATCGAGAAGAAGAAGGCGTCGCTGATCGGCGTGCTGTCGGGCATCGTCGCCGGTCTGGTCGCCATCACCCCGGCCGCCGGCTTCGTGGACCCGAAGGGCGCGGTCATCATCGGCCTGATCGCCGGTCCGGTCTGCTACGCCTCGTCGGTGTGGATCAAGAAACTGCTCCGCTACGACGACTCGCTGGACGCCTTCGGCATCCACGGCGCGGGCGGTCTGGCCGGCGCCCTGCTGACCGGCGTGTTCGCCTCGACCGCGATCAACAGCCTGTCGGAAGGCGCTGACGTCATGACCCAGCTGATCGGTCTGGGCTGGACCATCGCCTACAGCGCGGTGGGCACCCTGGTCATCCTGATCATCTGCAAGTTCACGACCGGCCTGCGTGTCAGCGCGGAGGCGGAAGAAGAAGGTCTCGACACCCACCTGCACGGTGAGGCGCTGGAGACCGTCTGAGCGATCGTCGGGGCGGGAGCTCTCTCCTCCCGCCCCGGCCCCAGTAAGCGTTTGCGTGCCGATCATCGACCGAACAAATTGGGGAACAAGAACAATGAAACTCGCCTATTGCGCCGCGGCCTTCGCCGCCGCCCTGCTCGCGACCGGCGCGGCCTCGTCGGCCAGCGCCCAGGATGTCAGCTTCAACGCCGCCGTCACCTCCGACTATGTCTTCCGCGGCTATAGCCAGACGGATGAGGAAGCGGCGATCCAGCTCGGCGTCGACGTCACCTTCGAGTCCGGCTTCTATGCCGGGGCCTGGGCCTCGAATGTGGACTTTGGTGACGACACCGACGCCGAAATCGACATCTACGGCGGCTATCGCACGGAAGCGGGCGGCTTCGGCCTCGACTTCGGGGTGGTCGGCTACCTGTACGTCAACGATCCGTCGGGTTCGGACTACAGCTATGTCGAGCTCAAGGCCGCCGCCTCGCGCGCGGTCGGTCCGGTGACCTTCGGCGGCGCCCTCTACTACTCGCCGGACTTCTTCGGCCTGGATGGGGAGGCGACCTACGTCGAGGCCAACATCGCCTACGCCCCCATCTCCAAGCTGAGCCTCAGCGCGGCGGTCGGCTACCAGTATCTGGACGTCAACGATGACTACAGCACCTGGAACGCCGGGGGCGCCTATTCGATCACCGACAACATCGCGATCGACGTGCGCTACCACGGCACCGAAGTGGACACGCCCCTGTCGGATGACCGCGTCGTCGGAACGCTGAAGTTCCTCTTCTAAAGATCCGGGCGTCCCTTCCGCCCGGCCGCGACCGGCAAGACCTTGCCTCTTTGGCGGGTCTTGCCGGTTTGTATTTTCCGGCGAACAGGATGAATGCGCAAGGACAGCATGGAAATTGCCTGATCTGCCTGAAGCCTCTAGAACTTGTGCAGTTGCGAAGAGGGCTTGCCTTGGCGTCCGTGAACCAGACTTTCGTTGTTGTCCCCAGAACCGGCCCGACCAAGGTGTCGGCGACCGATCGCGTGCACAACCACGCCGAAATTTACGCGGACTTCGCGCCTGACGCGGGCAAGGGGCAGGCGAGCCGCTGCGCCCAGTGCGGCGTGCCCTTCTGTCAGTCCGCCTGTCCGCTCCAGAACAACATTCCCGACTGGCTGCGCCTCGCCGCCGAAGGTCGCGCCGAGGAAGCCTGGCGCCAGTCCGAGGCCACCTCGACCATGCCCGAAATCTGCGGTC
Coding sequences within it:
- a CDS encoding ammonium transporter, yielding MTRLRGGLALGLGLLTSVIATAASAAPAPAPGLLGHQVPLELDGAGTAWLLTSAALVLLMTLPGLALFYGGMVRRKNVIATITQSVGVFAVATLVWFIAGYSIAFGKAGALGGFDGDTVNQFIGSFDAFFLNGVGMETAHSLLPGIPEFVFLSFQLTFAIITPALVTGAFAERLKYTGLLLFTALWSLLVYAPIAHWVWGGGFLGGAGVLDFAGGAVVHVNSGVAGLVCAIFLGARKGYGKEPIVAHNPVLTMIGASLLLVGWIGFNAGSAGGANALAGVALINTILAAAAASITWKIVEVIEKKKASLIGVLSGIVAGLVAITPAAGFVDPKGAVIIGLIAGPVCYASSVWIKKLLRYDDSLDAFGIHGAGGLAGALLTGVFASTAINSLSEGADVMTQLIGLGWTIAYSAVGTLVILIICKFTTGLRVSAEAEEEGLDTHLHGEALETV
- a CDS encoding TorF family putative porin gives rise to the protein MKLAYCAAAFAAALLATGAASSASAQDVSFNAAVTSDYVFRGYSQTDEEAAIQLGVDVTFESGFYAGAWASNVDFGDDTDAEIDIYGGYRTEAGGFGLDFGVVGYLYVNDPSGSDYSYVELKAAASRAVGPVTFGGALYYSPDFFGLDGEATYVEANIAYAPISKLSLSAAVGYQYLDVNDDYSTWNAGGAYSITDNIAIDVRYHGTEVDTPLSDDRVVGTLKFLF